AGAGTGTCCTTCCCTCCTCTCCAAGTTCAACAATATGCACCAAAGTTCCCCGCGGGGCCTCATAGACACCGACGCCCTTACCCGGTCCAAAAACAATGTTCTGGTTCCTGAATGGTTCCTTCATATCAAGGGAATCCAGGATACTGCTCAATCTATGGAGTGCAATGCTGACGTCATCAACCCTCGCAGTGTGGAGGTCGTAGAGCGTCGAATAGCTCTTTTCCCGATAGGTACTCAACCTGGCCCTGGGGCCAACTTCAACGGGTTTCCCCTTGTACATCGCTATCATGGTAGTCGATTCCTTGGAACTGGGGTTATCTTTCCGGAATTCGTAGTATGGAATCAGCTTTATCTTACGAACATCGATGTTGAATCTATCGCCGTAGAAGAGTCCACTGGATAGATACCGGTTATCGAGTTTCTTTTCCCTCAACTCCATCGCAACATCAGTTTGAATGTCCTCGTCAACTAGCAGGTGTGCCAGCTCATTCCACGAGCGGAGCGTCTTGGGTAGTCTGGCCTTGAGGTTATTGAATACACTCCACTTGGGGACGGGGTTTATGCCTCCAACCGTGAGATTGGGTGGATGGGTCATGGCCCCCCCGAGTTTTAGCAGAAAGTCGCCGATTTTTGTGTGGAAATCAATCAGCCTGAGGATTAACTTCTCCCGCTCTTCAGGCACTACCAAGTCGGGGACCACCATGAGGAATTCGAGTAGATGACTCTGAATCCTGTTGATGAGCCCAAGTGCCTCCCTCAGGAGCACTCCATTTTTAGGAGGCTTTACTCCAATTGCATTTTCTATGGCCTCCGCTGCAGCTATGCCATGAGAGGCGTGGCATAGGCCGCATATTCTCATGACAGCCTCCACAACGAAGAATGGGCTCTTCCCGATGACCATTTTTTCAAATCCCCTGACTGGGGCGGTGGATATGAAAAGGGCGTCCTGGACTTCTCCCCCCTCCTCGTACATTACAAGTTTTGCATCCCCGGATACCCGACAGACTTTGCCGAGTTCAATTCCCCCCAAAATGATCTCCCCCGATTTTCTTCTCAATTCGACCTGCAAACCAGCTAATAAAAAGATTTTTTGAACCAAAGGTTAAAAATAAAATACTCATAAAGCAAATAGAATATAAATTAAATCAAAAAGGGTAGAAGAAAGCGTCTCCTTATCCTCTGCCGATAGGGTAAAGTGAATCACGGTATATAGACGCTATTCTCTCCCGGGTAGCCTCCACTGGGGCCATGGAAAGGAGCAGGTCAAGGCTCGGGGTCGTCATGGCCAGCTGTGTTAGCCTGTCAACATCTGCCTCAGTGAACCCGACATCCGCGAGCTTTTCAGTGATGCCGATGCTGAAGAGCCACTCCTCCACCCTCCTGGCGACGAGTTCCACCTCTCCCGGGACACCTTTGGCCTCGGGGACGAGCGGCCTGTACACCTCGGCAAGTACCTTCGCGGTGGCAGGGTAGATGTGCCGGATTACCGCTGGAAGGAGCATTGCAAGGCCAAGGCCGTGGGGCAGGTCCGGCTTGACTGCGCTCAATGGGTGCTCAAGGGCGTGCGTAAAGTGAAGCAGACCATTGTCGAAGCTTATTCCAGCTATGGCCGAGGCGTAGAGCAGGGCATACCTTGCCTGCAGGTTGTCCGGATGATTGAGAGCCTCTGGGAGATAGTTAAATATCAGCCTCGCAGCCTCTTTGGCGAGAAGTATTGAATATGGATTGGCTACCTTGGTTGTGGCAGCTTCGGTGATGTGATTGAGTGCATCGATGGTCACGTACAGGGTCTGCTCCGGAGGAAGCTTTGTTGTTAGTGCTGGGTCATCGATTGCGTAAAGGGGGTAGATGCAGTCGTAAGCTATGGCCGGTTTGTACTCCTTCTCAGGAATCGAAGCCACTGCGAACCTGTCAACCTCGGTTCCGGTTCCATGGGTTGTGTTTATCGCTATTATTGGCTTGGCCTTTACCGGGGTAAACCTGAACTCGTAGAGGTCTCTGGCGGTCTTGTCTGGGTACTCCAGCAGAATCGCAACGCTCTTGGCACTATCGATAGGGCTGCCGCCACCTATGCCTATGACAGCCTGAGCCCCAAACTCTCTTCCCATCTCAGCCGCCTCGTCGATCATGTCAACTGTTGGGTTGGCCCCCACCTTGTCGTAATGAACATACTCAACGCCATTTTCCTCGAGGGCAGGCCTGACAACGTCCCATGCGCCGCACTTCTTGTAGGAACTCTTTCCAGTAACGAGGATAACCTTGTCCACGCCCTTCCCCTTAAGCTCCCGGACAATATCGTTAAATTTGTGTATGGCGCATAGACCAAAGTAGTTGGTTGTTTTGCACCTCATCTCGAAGACTTGGTTTATCGAAACGTGGGATTCCCACACCATCGCAGACCCTCCAAATGTACTCATTCGTATATAGTAGAAGCCCAATAAAAGGTTTTTTTGGACCAAATGTATACAACCATAAGTTTGTAACTTAAGGTGTGATATTTGGACCTATAATCGCAATATTCGAACGTTTAATCAGAATAAGCACTTATAAATGTTACGACAATATTGTCAGAAAGATGTTTTGTTTTCTCAACCCATGATGGGTAAATTATGATGTTTAATTAAACAAATTAAAAACAGACCGCTAAAGCATTCTCCCCACCCCCTCCAAATTCATGGAGGATATCCTTTCTCTTGCTATCTTCTCCGCGGTTCTTCTCATTATTCTGTCCTCAATCTCCCCAGATTCGCCGAAGAATATTGCCTCGGCGGGGCACATTTCCCCGCACGCTGGCTCCATGCCCTCGGCCCTCCTCGCGGCACACATGTCGCACTTGGTCACCACACGGATTCTGACGTTGAAGCTCGGAACTCCAAACGGGCAGACGGCAAGGCACATCAGGCAGCCTATGCACTTCCCGGGATCTATTATCACCGCCCCCTCGTGGTCCTTAGATATCGCTCCAACGGGACATATCTCAAGGCAAGGGGCCCTCTCACAGTGGCGGCAGTTTATCGGCACCGGAAGGCCCGAAACAGTGTAGTATATCCTTATGTTGGGCTTTCCATCGTGGATAAAATCACACACCCCCTGGCAGGTTTCACAGCCAATGCAGAGGCTATAATCAACGTGGAGTATCTTCTTTGCCACATCACTCACCCCCCATCATCCACATGTGCATGCTTCTCGCGGCGTAGAGACCATCTTTAACAGCCTGTCCTACTTTCGACGGGCCTGTGACGACGTCTCCCGCGGCAAATATGCCCTCAACGCTCGTCATGTGTCTCCCATCCACGACCACTCTGCCCTTTTTGTCCCTGGCTATCTCCACGCCCTCTCCGGCAGGCGGTGTGGGGGTCTGCCCCACGGCAAATATGACGTAGTCAACCTCCAACCTGAACTCCGAGCCTTCAACAGGTACTGGCCTCCTTCTTCCGCTCGCATCGGGCTCACCAAGCTCCATCCTGACCATCTCGACGGCCCTTACTTTTCCATCTCCTATGATTCTGACGGGCATGGTTTTTTCGAGCCACTTAACCCCCCTCTGGATGAGCTGATGTATCTCATACGGGCCGGCGGGGGCTTCCTTTATGCTTCTCCGATAGCTGAGGTATACCTCATCAGCCCCAAGGAGAACGCTCTCAAGGGCCGCGTCCACCGCCGTGTGTCCCGCACCAACAACGAGTATTTTCTTGCTCTCAGGATGTATTATGTCCGTCCACTCCATGTGTCCGAGCTTAGCGCTCTTTATTCTGAACAGGTATTCCAGCGCGGGATACACCCCTTGAAGTTCAGCGCCCTCAAGTTCGGGTGTCCATGGCTCCCATGCCCCCGTGGCTATCAGCACCGCGTCGTAATTCTCCTTAAGCTCCGCTATGTGCACAGTCTTCTCAACGAACTCGTCTCCTGCCTCATGTCCACACTCACCGCAGACCACCTTGGTCCTGGGGAAAAACTTGACCTCGAAGAGATCCTTGAGCTCACCACAGCCCTCTCTAACGCGGTATATCGGAATCCTGAACTCGGGGATTCCAAAGAGCATCAAACCCCCAGGCTCGGGGAGCTTGTCGTAGACGTGCACCTCGTGTCCCTGGCAGACGAGGTAACCTGCAGCGCTTAAGCCGGCAGGACCGGCCCCCACTATGGCCACCTTCTTTCCGCTAGGCTCTGGCCGGGACTTGCACAGAAATGCAAACCGCATTCCGCTCATCTTTCCACCTCCATAACATCAATAAGCCTTAGGTTCCATACTGTTGGGTAGGCGCCTTTCATCTCCACAATCCTCTTGAGTGTCCTGGAAATCATCCCCTCTGGGTCGTAAAGAACTCGAAAGTCACCAAATACCTCGGGATGGAGGTTGTGGAGGGAATTTGCCGGCACCACAATCACGTCCAGTCCCTCCCACTTTTCGGCGGCATCGGCGAGTAGCTCCGCCTTGTCCCCCTCTTTCGAAACCACAAGCCATGTCTCGCCCAGGAGTGCAATCCCGAGCAGGTTTTCACCGTAGTGCCTTCTGAACTCTCCAATCATCTACTTCACCCCCGCGATGAGCGCAGCCCGTATGTAACCCTCCACGTCCTTCAGCTGGGCCACGGCAGGGTTCACAACTCTATCGACCAGAATTGGAGAGAGTACCCCGAGAACCAGGCACGCAAGGGCGAGCGTCACAAGTACCGCCACCATCGAACGTGATTCATGGACCTTCCCCTCCCCATCCGGCTTTTTGATCCATAGCCAGTAAAGCATCCTCATATAGCTCACCAGAGCAAATAGACTTGATAACAGAAGTACTGCAACGAGAACGGGGCTTTTCTCTACGTAGGCCCTGTAAAGCAAAAGTTTGCTGAAGAAAACGTTTGTAGGGGGCAATCCCACAAGGCTCATCGTGGCTATCGCCAGGCTCACCGTAGTGAAGGGCATACTTTTCCCAAGCCCCTTTAGCTCATTCAGCTTCCTGCTTCCCGCCGTATGGATGAAGACCCCTACCGCGAGGAAGAGGAGAGCTTTCGCTATCGCGTGGTTTACCATGTGAAACACTGCGCCGGCGGTTCCGGCCTCGCTGTTCGCTCCCACGGCCATCGCCAGGTAGCCCATATTGAGTATTGTTGAGTAGGCTACTATTCTCTTGACATCGTCCTGAACGGTCATTGCGATGGATGATAAAAGGGCAGAGACCGCCCCGAGAATGAGGAGTAGCGTGCACATGATATCGCCAATATGAGAAACTTCCGGGACATAAGTCAGGCTGAGGAATCTCATAAATCCATAAATTCCAGCGTTGACCACCAGGCCAGACAGTACGGCTGAGACCGGACTTGGAGCCGCGGAATGGGCCCCTGGAAGCCAGAAATGGTTCGGCATTATCGCGGCCTTTATCGTGAAAGCCCACGTTATCAGCGCCATTGAAATGGCGAGGATGGGAACAGTGCTGTTCAAGGGTGTTGATATTGGGAATCCAATTCCGTGCAACTTCGCAGAGATGTCTGCAAAGTTCACTGTGCCGAGCCCCCGGTAGATCAGCACTAGGGCAAGGAAGTAGAGAGTCGTTCCTATGGAGCTTATTATCGCGTACCTGAGGCCAGAGTAAGCGGGATAGCCGTCCTCCGTGTAGAACATCACGAGGCCGTATGATGCTATCGCCGTCACTTCGAGCATCACGAACAGATTGAACGCGTCCCCCGTCATGAATATGCCGAGGAGACCCGCCTCAAGGCCAAGGTAAAGGGTGTAGAACCACTCCACACCGTCCTCACGACCCAGGTAGCGGACCGAGTAGACCGCCGTGAGGAACATCAGTGAGGCCGTTACGAGCACCATAACCGCCCCGAACCTGTCCACCTCATAGATTACGCCGACCGGCGCCTTCCAGCCGCCGAAGGAATAGGTTAACGGGAGCTCAGAGGAATAGACATCCCTGAAGAGCTCAACCCCCATCACGAGCGTTGTTCCGGTAATGAGTAGGGCGTAGCCAAAGATAAAGCGCCTACTCTTAATTATGGTTGAGAGTATGGGGAGTATGAAGGCGAAAGCCATTGGAATCGCGGGCAGTATTAATGGATTCATGCTCCTCCCCCCTCGAAGATTTTCTTCGCGTTTTCCTCGAACTCTTCGAGGATTTCCTCCCTGCGTTTTTCAAGGTCCGATGTGGAGACGCTTATCCAGTTCACGTACACACAATGATCGTCCATGTGGACTGTCACGGTTCCGGGAGTATTGGTGATTGAAGCGGCAACGAGGAAACGGGCGTATTCGTCTCCCAGGTTCAGGGGCACTTTAACGATACCCGGCCTGACATCCCCACTGAGTATCCTCCCGATGACGTCGGCGTGGGCCTTCGCCTCGATTACCGTGATGTACTTGAGAAAGTAGAGCGCAAAGCGCACCCATCTCGCCGGATTCAGGGCCTTGCTGGGGTTACTAACGAGGTGCTTCCCGAAGAGCAGTCCTGCCGCAAAGGCAGTTACTGCACCGGTGATTATGTCGTAAGCTGTTATCGAGCCAGTTATGATGATGTAGGTTACGAACGCCGCAATCATCACAGGGACAGACCTCATTCCTCCCACCCCGCAAGCTTCCGGACATCAACCGTCCCGTATTTCCTCTGGATGTGTATCACACCATAGGCCATGAGGACGGTAACCGCAAGGCCGATAACTATCGCAGTTATCGTCAGCGCCTGAGGGAACGGATCAACGCCTCTCTCCACGAGCTTCGTCACACCTTCACTCGAGTACTCAGTTAAAACCGGAGGAAGGGAGTTTTTGACGTCCCTGTAACCGAGGAATATGACAAGGACGTTCACCATATCTGAGAACAGGGACAGGCAGAGCACCTTCTTAACGAGGTTTGGCCTAACCGCCACCCCGTAGAGCGCTATTAGCATGGTGGCTACCGTTGCCGTTATCACCAGAGACGCTGCGAGGCTCATTGCCATCCCTCCTCCGGATTCGCAAGGAGAAGAAAGATTATCGTAAACCCTGCCCCAACGGCTAAGAACTCGGCCAGATTATAGAGAAGCAGGCTTCCGCTCACGAGGAGTCCCCCCACCTTGACTGGATAAACGGGCAGGTTCTGCATAAAATGGAGTCCCCTCAGTAGGGGGTACACCGCGACGCACACTATGGTCAAGAGCCCCGCGGTTCTTATCCCAAGTGCCCGCGTCTTTGTTATCCCGTTCCTCTCAAGGGCATTCTTGGAGAAGCCGACTATGATGAGCAGGGAACCAGCGGCGAGCATTGAACCCCCCTGGAAGCCGCCGCCCGGGGTGAGGTGCCCGTGGAACGCCACCGAAGCAGACGCCACGAACGTGATGAAGGCTACGAGCTTGACCCCCGTTTTAACTACCTCTGTGAACCCTTCTCCCCGGGATTTCGGCCCGTTAAAGCTCCGGAACACCGAAACCGCACTTATTATGGCAAGAAAGAGCACTGCCGTCTCGAAGTACGTGTCAACGCCGCGGTAGTCCCACAGGATTGACGTGACAACTTCAGGCGAGCCGGCCGAACGTTCGCCGAGGTAGCTGTTCCCCAGGTAGAACTCACCAAGCGCCCCGACACCGACGATGCCTTCGACGTGGGGCTGTAGCAGGTATGCGGCGGAGAGTGTAATCAGCATGATCACCAGCATTCCAGCGATCCTCAATCACACCACCTCTTCCCGAGTTGTTTTGCTAACGAGAAACACCATCAGGCCCGTGGATAGAGCGACGGAAATGGCAACGTAGGCGAGTACTATGTCAGGTGCCATGAGGGTGTACGCTGCGAGGATTACGAGACCACCAAAGAGCCCGGTGTAGAGGATGGCCCTCAGCAGATCCCTCTCCGTGACCACAAGGTATGCGAGCCCAAGGCAACCGAGCAGGGCAAGGGCCGCAAGCTCAATCATCCCAATCCCCTCCAAGCTCGTTGTGCTCAATCTTCACCACCCCTGCCCTCTCAGCGGCGTAGGCAAGCGCATGGCTCCCAACGGATGTCGTTATCAACAGGGTGAATGCACTCAGGAAAGCCACCCCCGCCACGGAGAGCAGTCCCCTGTCGAGAGCAATGAGGCCCGCCCCGATGAAGGGGTAGAACTTTCCCCCCACCGTACCAACGGTTGCAGCATGGAGCCTTAGGTAGAAGTTTCCAAAGCGATGCATCCCGATGGCCCCAAATATATCACAGACTGCCCCTACGATGAGCAGTACAACCCCGATGAGCGAGAGTATCATACCCCCACCTCCCCTTTAACGAGGTACTTTGACGCGAACACGTCGAGCACGAACGCCCAGAGAACAAGGAAGAAGGCTCCCCCCGCGAGCAGGTTGTTTTCGTAGTACACCGCTACGAGGAGTGCAATCAATGCGACGTCAAGGCTTACACAATCTCCCGCGAGTATTGAATCGAGAACCGTGGGGCCCAGTAGCACCCTTATGAAATAGACTACCCCCGCAACTCCGTAGAGCGCCATCAGGACGGGAATTGTGTGCTCAAACATCAGGAACCCACCCCACCGTGATTTCTCCTTTCCTGAGGGCCTCCAGATGTTTTTCTACGATCCTCCTGTCCTCCTTGGGGAACGCTTCGATGTCAAGGACACCTTTCTCCAGCAGACTCGCGGTTTCAGGGCTTATCTCGCAGATTACCTCCTCAACCAGTGCACTGGACTCGAAGTGGTCCAGCACCCGGGAGACCTCATTTTGGAAGCCCAACGAGCGCCCTCTTCGCAGCAAGTATGCCCTCATAAGTTCTCACCACCTCAAGATAGTAGGAATAAAGCTTCTCAAGGCCGTATCTGAGCCTAGAATCGCCCTCGTCATTTATGGTCTTCTCAACGAGTTTTTCCAACTCTTCTTTGCTTTCGGAGCTTTCAACGAGTTCCATAAAGCGTCTGAGCAGAGAGTAACCATCGAAATAGCCCAGCTCCTTCCTTATCCTTGCGCGGAGAAGGACCTCTACCCACGCGTTGAAGCTCTCCCTCGGGAGAACGAAGGTGCCCTCACGGAACAGTTCTCCCCTAACTTTTTTCTCCACGATGTTTTTGAGGAGCGCAATGCCGTAGAGGATTTCCTCTGGCCTCGGGGGGCATCCTGGGATGTAGAGGTGCACAGGCAGGAATTCTGAGGTTCCACCCTTCAGAGGGTATTCAAGGGACTCCCTGTACTCGCGCCTCAGGGCGTAGCTGTCGTGAAATATCCCTCCGGAACACGCACAGGTTCCTACGGCTATGACAATCCTCGGCTTTGGTGGCATGGCTTCGTAGGCCATCTTGGCCGCATGGTATGCCTGCCTCGTTAAGGGTCCGGTGACCAGGAGGGCGTGGGCGTGCCTCGGCGTTGGGACGAGCTTTACTCCGAGCCTCTCTATGTCATAGTATGGGATGAGCACGTCTAGTATCTCTATGTCGCAGCCGTTGCAGGCCCCGGTATTCACGTGGAAGACCCAAAGGGATTTCATCACGGCTCCACCTCCCCGAACTTGGTGGCATTGAGTACCGTCAGCTTCAGCTTGCACTCGGAACAGAGGGGGAGTTTTTCCCTCACCCTGTCAAAGTCAAGGATTCCCCTCGGAATCAGAGACAGTACCTTCTCCACCTGCCTTTCAGTGTAGCAGGTATACTTCCCGCAGCCCCTGCACCTGGCGAGCCTCAGCTCAACAATCTCCACGTGATCGTTCCTGTCATCGGTGGCGGCCTCAAACTCCGCGGTGAGCCTGACCGCACCCGTCGGGCAGACTTCCTCGCAGCGGGCGCACCTTATGCACCTGCCCACGTCGAGCACTATCCTTCTCGTCCCGTTTTCGGGGTCGTCTATCCTCAGTATCGCGTTCGGCGGACAAGCGTTGGCGCAGGCACCGCAACCTATGCAGAGCACGGGGTCTATCCGGGGGATGCCCCTGTATTCCGGAGGAGCCTCTTCGGGCTCGAATGGGTACGCCTTGGTCACCGGCAAATTCCCACCCCCAGCCGC
Above is a window of Thermococcus celericrescens DNA encoding:
- a CDS encoding nickel-dependent hydrogenase large subunit — protein: MRRKSGEIILGGIELGKVCRVSGDAKLVMYEEGGEVQDALFISTAPVRGFEKMVIGKSPFFVVEAVMRICGLCHASHGIAAAEAIENAIGVKPPKNGVLLREALGLINRIQSHLLEFLMVVPDLVVPEEREKLILRLIDFHTKIGDFLLKLGGAMTHPPNLTVGGINPVPKWSVFNNLKARLPKTLRSWNELAHLLVDEDIQTDVAMELREKKLDNRYLSSGLFYGDRFNIDVRKIKLIPYYEFRKDNPSSKESTTMIAMYKGKPVEVGPRARLSTYREKSYSTLYDLHTARVDDVSIALHRLSSILDSLDMKEPFRNQNIVFGPGKGVGVYEAPRGTLVHIVELGEEGRTLYSRIVVPTMFNIPVMEESVKGLSVEAAEAVVRLYDPCIPCTTHVARLRR
- a CDS encoding iron-containing alcohol dehydrogenase yields the protein MSTFGGSAMVWESHVSINQVFEMRCKTTNYFGLCAIHKFNDIVRELKGKGVDKVILVTGKSSYKKCGAWDVVRPALEENGVEYVHYDKVGANPTVDMIDEAAEMGREFGAQAVIGIGGGSPIDSAKSVAILLEYPDKTARDLYEFRFTPVKAKPIIAINTTHGTGTEVDRFAVASIPEKEYKPAIAYDCIYPLYAIDDPALTTKLPPEQTLYVTIDALNHITEAATTKVANPYSILLAKEAARLIFNYLPEALNHPDNLQARYALLYASAIAGISFDNGLLHFTHALEHPLSAVKPDLPHGLGLAMLLPAVIRHIYPATAKVLAEVYRPLVPEAKGVPGEVELVARRVEEWLFSIGITEKLADVGFTEADVDRLTQLAMTTPSLDLLLSMAPVEATRERIASIYRDSLYPIGRG
- a CDS encoding 4Fe-4S dicluster domain-containing protein, encoding MAKKILHVDYSLCIGCETCQGVCDFIHDGKPNIRIYYTVSGLPVPINCRHCERAPCLEICPVGAISKDHEGAVIIDPGKCIGCLMCLAVCPFGVPSFNVRIRVVTKCDMCAARRAEGMEPACGEMCPAEAIFFGESGEIEDRIMRRTAEKIARERISSMNLEGVGRML
- a CDS encoding FAD-dependent oxidoreductase, whose translation is MSGMRFAFLCKSRPEPSGKKVAIVGAGPAGLSAAGYLVCQGHEVHVYDKLPEPGGLMLFGIPEFRIPIYRVREGCGELKDLFEVKFFPRTKVVCGECGHEAGDEFVEKTVHIAELKENYDAVLIATGAWEPWTPELEGAELQGVYPALEYLFRIKSAKLGHMEWTDIIHPESKKILVVGAGHTAVDAALESVLLGADEVYLSYRRSIKEAPAGPYEIHQLIQRGVKWLEKTMPVRIIGDGKVRAVEMVRMELGEPDASGRRRPVPVEGSEFRLEVDYVIFAVGQTPTPPAGEGVEIARDKKGRVVVDGRHMTSVEGIFAAGDVVTGPSKVGQAVKDGLYAARSMHMWMMGGE
- a CDS encoding proton-conducting transporter transmembrane domain-containing protein, which translates into the protein MNPLILPAIPMAFAFILPILSTIIKSRRFIFGYALLITGTTLVMGVELFRDVYSSELPLTYSFGGWKAPVGVIYEVDRFGAVMVLVTASLMFLTAVYSVRYLGREDGVEWFYTLYLGLEAGLLGIFMTGDAFNLFVMLEVTAIASYGLVMFYTEDGYPAYSGLRYAIISSIGTTLYFLALVLIYRGLGTVNFADISAKLHGIGFPISTPLNSTVPILAISMALITWAFTIKAAIMPNHFWLPGAHSAAPSPVSAVLSGLVVNAGIYGFMRFLSLTYVPEVSHIGDIMCTLLLILGAVSALLSSIAMTVQDDVKRIVAYSTILNMGYLAMAVGANSEAGTAGAVFHMVNHAIAKALLFLAVGVFIHTAGSRKLNELKGLGKSMPFTTVSLAIATMSLVGLPPTNVFFSKLLLYRAYVEKSPVLVAVLLLSSLFALVSYMRMLYWLWIKKPDGEGKVHESRSMVAVLVTLALACLVLGVLSPILVDRVVNPAVAQLKDVEGYIRAALIAGVK
- a CDS encoding Na+/H+ antiporter subunit E, producing the protein MRSVPVMIAAFVTYIIITGSITAYDIITGAVTAFAAGLLFGKHLVSNPSKALNPARWVRFALYFLKYITVIEAKAHADVIGRILSGDVRPGIVKVPLNLGDEYARFLVAASITNTPGTVTVHMDDHCVYVNWISVSTSDLEKRREEILEEFEENAKKIFEGGGA
- a CDS encoding sodium:proton antiporter yields the protein MSLAASLVITATVATMLIALYGVAVRPNLVKKVLCLSLFSDMVNVLVIFLGYRDVKNSLPPVLTEYSSEGVTKLVERGVDPFPQALTITAIVIGLAVTVLMAYGVIHIQRKYGTVDVRKLAGWEE
- a CDS encoding Na(+)/H(+) antiporter subunit B, with the translated sequence MRIAGMLVIMLITLSAAYLLQPHVEGIVGVGALGEFYLGNSYLGERSAGSPEVVTSILWDYRGVDTYFETAVLFLAIISAVSVFRSFNGPKSRGEGFTEVVKTGVKLVAFITFVASASVAFHGHLTPGGGFQGGSMLAAGSLLIIVGFSKNALERNGITKTRALGIRTAGLLTIVCVAVYPLLRGLHFMQNLPVYPVKVGGLLVSGSLLLYNLAEFLAVGAGFTIIFLLLANPEEGWQ
- a CDS encoding hydrogenase subunit MbhD domain-containing protein, whose amino-acid sequence is MIELAALALLGCLGLAYLVVTERDLLRAILYTGLFGGLVILAAYTLMAPDIVLAYVAISVALSTGLMVFLVSKTTREEVV
- the mnhG gene encoding monovalent cation/H(+) antiporter subunit G, which encodes MILSLIGVVLLIVGAVCDIFGAIGMHRFGNFYLRLHAATVGTVGGKFYPFIGAGLIALDRGLLSVAGVAFLSAFTLLITTSVGSHALAYAAERAGVVKIEHNELGGDWDD
- a CDS encoding monovalent cation/H+ antiporter complex subunit F; translated protein: MFEHTIPVLMALYGVAGVVYFIRVLLGPTVLDSILAGDCVSLDVALIALLVAVYYENNLLAGGAFFLVLWAFVLDVFASKYLVKGEVGV
- a CDS encoding NADH-quinone oxidoreductase subunit B family protein, with amino-acid sequence MKSLWVFHVNTGACNGCDIEILDVLIPYYDIERLGVKLVPTPRHAHALLVTGPLTRQAYHAAKMAYEAMPPKPRIVIAVGTCACSGGIFHDSYALRREYRESLEYPLKGGTSEFLPVHLYIPGCPPRPEEILYGIALLKNIVEKKVRGELFREGTFVLPRESFNAWVEVLLRARIRKELGYFDGYSLLRRFMELVESSESKEELEKLVEKTINDEGDSRLRYGLEKLYSYYLEVVRTYEGILAAKRALVGLPK
- a CDS encoding 4Fe-4S dicluster domain-containing protein yields the protein MTKAYPFEPEEAPPEYRGIPRIDPVLCIGCGACANACPPNAILRIDDPENGTRRIVLDVGRCIRCARCEEVCPTGAVRLTAEFEAATDDRNDHVEIVELRLARCRGCGKYTCYTERQVEKVLSLIPRGILDFDRVREKLPLCSECKLKLTVLNATKFGEVEP